CCAGCTGCCTTTCTTAGGGTCCCCACATGCGTCGTCAGGGCTTCGAAGCTACCCGCCGGAGCAGACTCCAGCAAGCGTTGGGAGGCCAGCAGTCTGTCGTGGTGGCGTTCCTCCCAATCGGAAACCTGGGCGGCGACGGGCGCCAGTGAACCCCTCGCAAGCACGGCGACCGTGAGTTCCGGGACAACGGTGGACAGGTCCTCCCGCAATGACGCCCGGGCCATGGCTTGCCATTTAGTGGTGCTGGGTAGGCTGTCGATCCGGCTCAGCACCTCCTCTATCCGGAATCGATTATGCGCTGCAAAGTAGGTGGGGGCGACGACCTCCAGGGGTTTGGCCGTTACCTGCTGCACTCGGGCGATATCGAGCAGCGCGAGGGCCTCGTGGAGTTCGGCCCACGCCATGGCGATACTCTCGGGAATTCCCCATTCACGCGCTGCATCCAGCAGGGACAGGACACCCAGCTTGTCGCTGCCGACGAGGAGCTCCGCCAGTCGGCGCCGCAGGGTCTCCACGACCGGCCGGTAGAGCTGCACGCAGTCCGCTACCGGGAGGTGATGGTCGTGTTGGATGAACCAGCGCATGGCCATGTCCAGGACGCGCTGGATATCCAGGTGGATCCGGCTCCTCTTTTCGGCTGACAGTTCCGCGCCAAGACCGACGAGGCCGCTGGTCAGTTCACGAAGCCCGAACACCTCGTTGGCAATAACGAAGGCACGGGCCGCCGCGGCCTCGTCGCTGGAGGTTTCTTCCATGAGCCTGAAAACGGCTGTGATGCCGCCGATATTGACGGTTTCGTTGGCGACAACCGTGGCGATGATGTCGTCCCGCAGTGGATGCAGATTGAGTTGCGTACCAAACCTCGCTACGACCGGGTCAGGGAAATAGCGGCGCAGCACCGATTCGAAGTAAGGATCCCTGATGAGGGTGTGGGAGCGGATGGCGCCCGCCAGGATGTTCTTGGAGTATGCCGCCAGCACGGCCAGTTCGGGCGAGGTTAAACCTTTGCCCCGAGCCATCCGTTCCTCCAGTGTTTGTGCGTCCGGGAGGCCCTCCAGCTGCCGGTCCAGTTCGCCCTTGCCTTCGAGGAACTGCATCAGGCGCTCATAGCTGGGGACCGCCGCCGGAGGGCACCTGCGTTCGGTTAAGAGCAGCGCATTTTGGGCAGCGTTGTCCCTGAGGACCAGGTCAGCGACTTCAGCAGTGAGCCCGTCCAGGAACTGTGCCCTCTCCGCAGCGGGGAGCCGTCCGGCCCTGATCTCTTGAGCCAGCAGGATCTTGATGTTTACTTCATGGTCGGAGCAGTCCACGCCGGCTGAGTTGTCGATGGCGTCTGTGTTAATCAGCACCCCGTTGAGGGCTGCTTCGACCCTGGCTGCCTGGGTGACGCCAAGGTTTCCGCCCTCGACGACCACCCGGGCCCGTACCTCGTTGCCGTTGATGCGGAAGGCATCGTTGGCCCGGTCGCCGGCGTTCGCATGGCCCTCTCCGGCGGCCTTGATGTATGTTCCGATCCCGCCGTTATAGAGCAAATCAACGGGGGCCATCAAAATGGCCCGCAACAAGTCAGGCGGGCTGATGGACTCCACCGCCGGGTCGATACCGAGCGCTTCTGCCGCCGGGGGGCTGAGGGGAATGCGGCGGGCATCCCGCGGCCAGACACCCCCTCCGGGACTGATCAGCGAACGGTCATAGTCATCCCAGCTGGACCGCGGCAGACTAAAGAGCCGCTGGCGTTCGCCGAATGAGGCCGCGGCGTCTGGTTCCGGGTCCAGAAAGATGTGGCGATGGTCGAAGGCTGCGACTAATCGGATGTGGCGTGACAACAGCATGACGTTTCCGAAGACGTCGCCGCTCATGTCTCCAATGCCGGCCGCTGTGAAATCCGAAGCGTGCGGGTCGATGCCGGTTTCGCTGAAGTGACTTCTTACGGATTCCCAGGCACCCCGGGCGGTGATTCCCATCCGTTTGTGGTCATACCCCACCGAGCCGCCGGAGGCGAAGGCATCGCCGAGCCAGTAGTCGTAGCTTCCGGCCACGCCGTTCGCGATGTCGGAGAAGGCGGCGGTGCCCTTGTCAGCGGCTACGACAAGGTACGGGTCGTCGCCGTCATATCGCACCACGCGCGGCGGCGGAATGGTGAACTGGCCGCGTTCCTCAAAACGGATGTTGTCGGTGACGTCGAGGAGTCCCCGGATGAAGATTCGGTAGCACTCCTGGCCCTCTGCCAGAAGCAGTTCCCGGCCAGCCAGCCCTGCGGCCGCCTTGGAGTAGAAGCCGCCCTTGGCCCCGTCGGGGACGATGACGGCGTTCTTGACGGCCTGCGCCTTGACCAGCCCCAAGACTTCGGTCCGGAAATCTTCCTTTCGGTCGGACCAGCGGAGTCCGCCGCGGGCGGTCTTGCCGAAGCGAAGGTGAACCCCTTCGATCCGCGGGGAATACACCCACACTTCGTGCGTGGGACGGGGCTTGGGGAGCACTTCGATCCCGGACGGGTCGAACTTCGTGCTGATGTACTCCTTGTCCTGATAGAAGTTTGTCCGCACAGTGGCCCGGATCAGGGAGGCCAACGTCTCCAGAACAAAACCAGCGTCCAGTGTGGGCACGGCCGAAACGGCCTCCGAAACCGCGGCGTCGGCCTTTCGCACTCTCCGTTCGCGGTCGGCGCCATACAGATCCGGGTCGAATTTGGCAGAGAACAGCGTAACGAGTTCCCTTGTCACCAAAGGATGCGCCAGCAGCGTGGAAGCCATGAAATCGAAGGAATGGGACGTCCCGAGCTGACGCCAATACTTGGCATAGCTGCGGAGCAGTGACACTATCCGCCATGGGAAGCCCTGGCTAAGAACCAGGCGGTCGAGCAGGTCCGACTCGGCCAGACCGGTGAGAGCGGCGCTGAATGCATCCGGGACCAGAGCCAGAGCCTGGGGCCCGGAAGACTCCACTGGATAGCGAACCGAGAGATCGTACAGAAAGAATGTCCGGGACCCCGAATCAACAATTTCGTAGGGGCGCTCCTCAAGCACTTCCAGTCCGAGGTGCTCGAAGAAAGGAAGGATGTGGGTCAGGCTTTCCGGTTCGCGGAGGTACAGGCGCATCCGTCCGTGCCCCTCCGGGCGCCCCGGCTGCCGGGGGTCGACGTACAGCCGCGCGGCCGAGACAGGACCGTCGCCGTCGAGCTGTTCCAGCCTTGTGATGTCCGCCCGTGCGTCCTCAACGCTGTATTGGACCCGATACTCTGCAGGAAAAGATTCACCCCAGCGTTTGGATAGCGTTTCCGCTTCCGGCCCCCGAGAGATTTCCCGGAGTACGTCGAGGACTCCTTCGGGCCAGGACCGCACAGCCCGGCTGACACGCCGTTCAAGGTCTGCTTCAGCAACAGACGGGATTTCACCGGGGGGAAGCCAGACGGTAAAAAAGATTCGGGCCAGGGCCGACGACGTTACGCGCGCCTCGTGTTCGACGTCGACGGCGGCGAATGCCTGGCGCAGCTCGTCTTCCACCCGGATGCGCACGGACGTGTTGTAGCGGTCCCGAGGCAAATAGACGAGAGCCGTAACGAACCGCCCATAGCTGTCGGCCCGCAAGAATACGCGGGAGCGCCTGCGCTCTTGCATACGCATGATTTGCAAAGTCTTTTGGCACAGGTCGCCGACGCCGATCTGGAAC
This genomic window from Arthrobacter sp. 24S4-2 contains:
- a CDS encoding NAD-glutamate dehydrogenase, whose product is MPTVEFSGTAVPPADFLAAYYEEVPREDREPYETGRLESRAAAHFRSGLTRTPGAEAWIGLIPDKDSTVLGVVTDDAPFMVDSVLAEVTRRGLGILLVVHPTFSVVRDPSGRLTAINPATPQAESRVESWISVEIGDSLRSENVEALLDGIRRVISDVRLVVADWQKMRRKAVDVAEALPDVPAERAGHGIEIARSLLRWLTSNHFVFIGYREYELIRGPSEDHLRAVEGTGLGILSHGDARPRRLTETARKSLRRPPAFVVTKANSKSTVHRDAHLDYIGIKTYDAAGEVTGEHRFLGLFTSSVYNGPVDDMPVVADKIRAVIAQSGLARTSYSGRHLISILETYPRDELFQIGVGDLCQKTLQIMRMQERRRSRVFLRADSYGRFVTALVYLPRDRYNTSVRIRVEDELRQAFAAVDVEHEARVTSSALARIFFTVWLPPGEIPSVAEADLERRVSRAVRSWPEGVLDVLREISRGPEAETLSKRWGESFPAEYRVQYSVEDARADITRLEQLDGDGPVSAARLYVDPRQPGRPEGHGRMRLYLREPESLTHILPFFEHLGLEVLEERPYEIVDSGSRTFFLYDLSVRYPVESSGPQALALVPDAFSAALTGLAESDLLDRLVLSQGFPWRIVSLLRSYAKYWRQLGTSHSFDFMASTLLAHPLVTRELVTLFSAKFDPDLYGADRERRVRKADAAVSEAVSAVPTLDAGFVLETLASLIRATVRTNFYQDKEYISTKFDPSGIEVLPKPRPTHEVWVYSPRIEGVHLRFGKTARGGLRWSDRKEDFRTEVLGLVKAQAVKNAVIVPDGAKGGFYSKAAAGLAGRELLLAEGQECYRIFIRGLLDVTDNIRFEERGQFTIPPPRVVRYDGDDPYLVVAADKGTAAFSDIANGVAGSYDYWLGDAFASGGSVGYDHKRMGITARGAWESVRSHFSETGIDPHASDFTAAGIGDMSGDVFGNVMLLSRHIRLVAAFDHRHIFLDPEPDAAASFGERQRLFSLPRSSWDDYDRSLISPGGGVWPRDARRIPLSPPAAEALGIDPAVESISPPDLLRAILMAPVDLLYNGGIGTYIKAAGEGHANAGDRANDAFRINGNEVRARVVVEGGNLGVTQAARVEAALNGVLINTDAIDNSAGVDCSDHEVNIKILLAQEIRAGRLPAAERAQFLDGLTAEVADLVLRDNAAQNALLLTERRCPPAAVPSYERLMQFLEGKGELDRQLEGLPDAQTLEERMARGKGLTSPELAVLAAYSKNILAGAIRSHTLIRDPYFESVLRRYFPDPVVARFGTQLNLHPLRDDIIATVVANETVNIGGITAVFRLMEETSSDEAAAARAFVIANEVFGLRELTSGLVGLGAELSAEKRSRIHLDIQRVLDMAMRWFIQHDHHLPVADCVQLYRPVVETLRRRLAELLVGSDKLGVLSLLDAAREWGIPESIAMAWAELHEALALLDIARVQQVTAKPLEVVAPTYFAAHNRFRIEEVLSRIDSLPSTTKWQAMARASLREDLSTVVPELTVAVLARGSLAPVAAQVSDWEERHHDRLLASQRLLESAPAGSFEALTTHVGTLRKAAGS